The DNA sequence ACTCGTAGGCCGCGGACCGGCGGAATCCGCTGGACAGGACGAAGCCGGTCCGGCCCTCTTCCCACCACAGGCTCAGCACCGGCCAGTTGGAGCTCAGCGCGACCGCCGCACCCCAGCCCGCCAGGACCTCGGCCACGGATTCCGCGCCGCCGAGCCAGGGCTTGGCCTCGGGCACCAGCACGCTCCACTCGCCGGCGGGGGCCAGCAGCAGGCGCTCGCGCAGGATGTGCGCGGCGGGTCGGGCGGCGAGGGGATCGGCGCGGCAGAGCAGGAGTCCGCCCGCCGTGGTCTGGGAGATCGACATGCCCACACGCTAAGCCAAACCGGCACAAAGTGATGATTTTGGATCATCCTGACGCGCTTGACTTCCCGCAACCGCGATATATCGTGTTAGCCAGAAGACGCGATATGTTGCGTGCACGTACGCCGAGGAGGATCAGCACCATGGCAGAGGCAGCGCAGAAGATGTGGTCGGTCGCCGAACCGCAGAAGCTCGCCTTCGAGGAGCCGGTGACCGAGGTCCGCGTCCGGATGGCCGGCGGCACGGTCAACGTGGTCGCCGCCGAGGAGGGTCCGGCCCGCCTGGAGGTCTCCGAGGTGGACGGGCCGCCCCTGCACGTCGTGCAGGAGGGCGGGACCCTCACGGTCTCCTACGAAGACCTCCCCTGGAACGGCTCCCAGGGACTCAAGCAGTGGTTCGAGAGCAAGCCCTGGAAGGCCTGGTCCGCTTCCGACTCCGGCCGCAAGGCCTGGGAGCGCAGCGCGACCGTGACCCTCACGGTCCCGGCCGCCACCCGGGTGCAGCTGGCCACCGTCAGCGCCACCGTCTTCGTCTCCGGCATCGACGGCGGCACCGACATCCACGGGGTCTCCGGCGACACCACGCTCGTCGGCCTGTCCGGCCGGGTCAAGGCGCACACCGTCTCCGGCGGGGTCGAGGCCCAGTCCGTGACCGGCGAGCTCGGATTCCACTCCGTGTCCGGCGGCCTGACGGTCGTCGACGGCGCCGCGGGCAACGTACGGGCCGACTCGGTCAGCGGCGACATGCTGATCGACCTCGCCCTCGACGACCGGCCCGCGCCCCGGCCGGTCGACATCTCCCTCAACTCCGTTTCCGGGCAGGTCGCCATCCGCCTCCCGCACCCGGCCGACGCCCGGGTCGAGGCCAACACCGCCACCGGCGGCGTCTCCAACGCCTTCGAAGACCTGCGGGTCTCCGGCCAGATGGGCGCCAAGCGGATCACCGGCACTCTGGGCGCCGGCACCGGCACCCTGCGCGCCACCACCGTTTCCGGCTCCATCGCGCTGCTGCGCCGCCCGGCCGAGACCTCCCCGGAAGAACCGACCGGGCCGGCCACTCCGGCCGCCCCGCTCGCGCTCGACAAGCTCGACAAGAAGGTGCTCTGACATGCCGCCCGTCTTCGCCCACGGCCGCCTCCGCCTCTACCTCCTCAAGCTGCTCGACGAGGCCCCGCGCCACGGGTACGAGGTGATCCGGCTGCTGGAGGAGCGTTTCCAGGGGCTGTACGCACCCTCCGCGGGCACGGTGTACCCGCGCCTGGCCAAGCTGGAGACCGAGGGCCTGGTCACGCACGCGACCGAAGGCGGGCGCAAGGTGTACTCGATCACCGACGCGGGCCGCGCCGAACTGGCCGACCGCGGCGGCGAACTGGCCGACCTGGAACTGGAGATCCGCGACTCGGTCTCCGAACTGGCCGCCGAGATCCGCGCCGACGTGAGCGGCGCGGCGGGCGACCTGCGGCGCGAACTGCGGGCCGCGGCCAGCGCGTCGGCCACGCAGGTGGAGGACGAGTCCTGGAAGGCGGCCAAGGAGGAGCTCCGCAAGGCCAAGGCCGAGTGGAAGGAACAGGCGCGCCGGGCGAAGGATGAGAGCCGCCGGGCCCGCGAGGAGGCTCAGCAGGCGCGCCGGCAGGCCAAGGAGGCGCAGGAGCGGGCCCGTGAGGAGGTCCAGCGCATCGCCGGTCAACTGCAGGAGCAGTTCGCGAAGTCGGGCGGAGTCCTGGGCAGTCTGGCGGGAGCCTGGCTCGGAGGATCCGGCTCGACGACGGCCCCCACCGCGGCCGGCGCCCCCACCGCAGCCGGCGCCCCCTCGACGCCCAGCGCTCCGGCGTCCGCCCCCGACACGGACTGGGCGCGGGACGTACCGGCGACGGGAGACCCGGCCCGCGACCTGGACCGGCTGCTGGACCGCTTCCGCGACGACATCCGCGACGCGGCCCGCGACCGGGGGATCAGCGACGACCAGCTGGCGCAGGCCCGTACGCACCTGGCGGAGGCGGCCGCCCGCATCGCCTCGGCCCTCGGCCCGCAGGGCTGAGGCGGCTCGGCTCAGCCCGCAGTGCCCACGATCCAGCCGGTGTCACCGGCACCGGTGGCGGCGAGGCGGGCGCCGTGGCCGCCCTGGCGGGCGGCCGGGGCGCCGGACTCCTGGGCCGCGGCGAAGGCCGGGGGCGTGAGGAGGGCGGCCGGAGCCAGAGCGGCCACGGTGATCGATGCGGCGATCCGGGACGACTTCACAGATAAAACCCCCTGGGAAACGTTCTTTTGCAGCACGAGACGTGTGGGCCGCACGGATGGTTGTACGGCGCATCGAAGAACGCGGGGGAGGGGGTGCCGTGCTCAATCCGTCAGGGCCGCCTCGGCTCCCGCATAGGTGACCCCGTGGTCCGCAAGGACCTCGGCGGGTGTGCCGGGGCGGGACAGGAGGGAGAGGAGCAGGTGGAGGGTGGAGATGTGGCGGTCCTTGCGGCCCAGGGCGATGCGCAGGGACTGCTCCAGGACCTTCTTGGCGCCCGGGCTGAAGCGGGTACGGCCGGAGCGGCCCTTGGGGGCCGGGTCCGACAGGGCGCCCTCGCCGTGGGTCTCCTCGATGCGGGAGACGATCTCCGTGAGGTCGATGCCGAGGCCCGCGAGGGCTTCCTCGTCGGCCTTGGACATCCCGCCCCTGCGGCGGGCCGCCGCCAGGTCGGCGCAGACCGCGGCCCGGTCGATGCCCAGGGGGTCGAGCGCGCCCAGTGAAAGCAGCGAGAGGAGCAGGTGCTCCTCGCCGACCCGCTGCGCCCCGGTCCGCTCGGCCTCGGTGACCGCGCCCGTCACGGTGGAGCGGGCGTCCCGGGTGAATCGTTCGAACATCAGAGCCTCCCGTGCTTCTTGTGTACGGCCTGCCGGCTGACGCCCAGCTCGGCCGCGATCTCCTGCCAGGACCAGCCCTGCGCGCGGGCCCCGCGTACTTGTACGGCCTCCAGCTGCTCCAGCAGCCGTCGGAGGGCGGCCACGGCACGCAGGCCCACGCGCGGGTCACGGTCGCCGGCGCGCTCGGCCAGATCGGTAGCTTCCGTCATGGATGTCAATGTAGGTTGACGCACGGGAGGGTGTCAACCCACATTGACATCAGGTGGTGGGCCCCGGTGGCTAGACGGTGAGGACGATCTTGCCGAAGAGGTCGCCCGACTCCAGCTTCGCGAAGCCCTCGCGGGCCCGGTCCAGCGGCAGCGTCTCGTCGATCACGGGACGGACCCCGGTCGCCGCGCAGAAGGACAGCAGGTCCTCCAGCTCGTCCTTCGATCCCATCGTCGAGCCGACCACCTTGAGCTCCAGGAAGAAGATCCGGGTCAGCTCGGCGTGCGCCGGACGGTCCCCGCTGGTGGCGCCCGAGATGACCAGGGTGCCGCCGGGGCGCAGGGACTTGACCGAGTGCGACCAGGTGGCGGCGCCGACCGTCTCGATGACGGCGTCGACCCGCTGGGGGAGCCGCGCCCCGGGCCCGTACGCCTCCACGGCGCCCAGTTCGACGGCGCGCTTGCGCTTGGCCTCGTCCCGGCTGGTCGCGAAGACCCGCAGGCCGGCGGCCTTGCCGAGGACGATGGCGGCGGTGGCGACCCCGCCGCCCGCGCCCTGGACCAGGACGGAGTCACCGGGGCGGACACCGGCGTTGGTGAAGAGCATCCGGTACGCGGTGAGCCAGGCGGTGGGCAGGCAGGCGGCCTGCTCGAAGGAGAGCTCGGCGGGCTTGCGCAGGACGTTCCACGCGGGGACGGTGACCTGCTCGGCGAAGGTGCCCTGGTAGCGCTCGGTCAGGATCGAGCGGGGCTCGTCGGGGCCGACCCCGTGGCCGGTCTGGCCGATGACGGAGTGCAGGACGACCTCGTTGCCGTCCTGGTCGATCCCGGCGGCGTCACAGCCGAGGATCATGGGGAGCTTCTCCTCCCCGAGGCCGACCCCGCGCAGCGACCACAGGTCGTGGTGGTTGAGGGAGGCGGCCTTGACGTTCACGGTCACCCAGCCGGGGCGGGCCTGCGGGGCTGGGCGTTCGCCCAGCATGAGGCCGTTCAGGGGCTGGTCACGGTCGATTCGGGCGGCGTAGGCAGCGAACATGGCCGCGAGGCTACCGGTCGGTAGCCCGGGGATCCAGGGGCCGCCCCGTCCGCTTCCGGTGATCGGCGGGCCCGGCGGCCGGCCGTCTGGATGTCCCGCCCCGGCCCGTGGCGGAGCCGGGCCCTGCGGGGCTGTCCCCGACCCGCCCTTCCGCCATCCCCCGGACTCCGTCCGGGGGGACCCCCAGCTGGGCTCCGCCCAGACCCGCGCCTCGAACGCCGGCGGGGCTGGATGTGGCCGGCCTCGGACCGGATGCGAACGCCGGCGGCCCGGGAACGGAAGTGGGGCCCGGCCGAATGGTTCGGCCGGGCCCCACTTCGTATGGCTCAGTGCAGCCGTCAGGCCAGGCGGGCCACGCCGTCGGCCTTCGCCGCCGCGGCGACCGCGGCCGTGACGGCCTCGGCGACGCGGGTGTCGAACGGCGAGGGGATCACGTAGTCGGCGGCGAGCTCGTCACCCACGACGCCGGCGATGGCGTCGGCGGCGGCGATCTTCATGCCCTCGGTGATCCGGGTCGCGCGGACCTTCAGGGCGCCCGCGAAGATGCCGGGGAACGCCAGCACGTTGTTGATCTGGTTCGGGAAGTCCGAGCGGCCCGTGGCCACGACCGCCGCGTACTTGTGCGCGACGTCGGGGTGGACCTCCGGGTTCGGGTTGGCCATGGCGAAGACGAAGCAGTCCTTCGCCATCGTCGCCACCGCGGCCTCGGGGACCGTACCGCCGGAGACGCCGATGAAGACGTCCGCGCCCGCGAGGGCGCTCTCCAGGGAACCGGTCTGGCCGGTCTTGTTCGTCAGGCCCGCGATCTCCGCCTTGACGTCCGTCAGGTCGGAGCGGTCGGAGGAGACGACGCCCTTGCGGTCGGTGACGCAGACGTCGCCGATGCCCGCGTCCACGAGGATCTTGGCGATCGCGATGCCCGCGGCACCGGCGCCCGAGATCACGGCGCGCAGGTCGGCGAGGGTCCGACCGGTGAGCTTCGCGGCGTTGCGCATGGCGGCCAGCGTCACGATGGCCGTGCCGTGCTGGTCGTCGTGGAAGATCGGGATGTCCAGCGCCTCCTGGAGGCGGCGCTCGATCTCGAAGCAGCGGGGCGCCGAGATGTCCTCCAGGTTCACCCCGCCGAAGGACGGCGCGAGGCGGATCACGGTCTCGATGATCTCGTCCGTGTCCTTGGTGGCGAGCGCGATCGGAACCGCGTCGACGCCACCGAACTGCTTGAAGAGAATGGCCTTGCCCTCCATCACGGGGAGGGAGGCCTCGGGCCCGATGTCACCGAGTCCGAGCACGGCCGTACCGTCGGTGACGACGGCGACCACGTTGGACTTCCAGGTGTACTCGTTCACGAGCTCGGGCTGCTCGGCAATGGCGCTGCAGACCTTCGCAACGCCGGGCGTGTACGCCAGGGACAGGTCGTCCTTGTTGTGGACCGGCACGGTGGCCACGATGGCCATCTTGCCGCCCCGGTGCAGCGCGAACACCGCATCCGGGTTGTTGTCCGTCACGCTGTCGCTGCGAGGATTGACGATCTCCGCTGCCACTGTCTTAACCCCTTAAGTCTTTGAATCGTTGAG is a window from the Streptomyces sp. NBC_01244 genome containing:
- a CDS encoding DUF4097 family beta strand repeat-containing protein → MAEAAQKMWSVAEPQKLAFEEPVTEVRVRMAGGTVNVVAAEEGPARLEVSEVDGPPLHVVQEGGTLTVSYEDLPWNGSQGLKQWFESKPWKAWSASDSGRKAWERSATVTLTVPAATRVQLATVSATVFVSGIDGGTDIHGVSGDTTLVGLSGRVKAHTVSGGVEAQSVTGELGFHSVSGGLTVVDGAAGNVRADSVSGDMLIDLALDDRPAPRPVDISLNSVSGQVAIRLPHPADARVEANTATGGVSNAFEDLRVSGQMGAKRITGTLGAGTGTLRATTVSGSIALLRRPAETSPEEPTGPATPAAPLALDKLDKKVL
- a CDS encoding PadR family transcriptional regulator; translation: MPPVFAHGRLRLYLLKLLDEAPRHGYEVIRLLEERFQGLYAPSAGTVYPRLAKLETEGLVTHATEGGRKVYSITDAGRAELADRGGELADLELEIRDSVSELAAEIRADVSGAAGDLRRELRAAASASATQVEDESWKAAKEELRKAKAEWKEQARRAKDESRRAREEAQQARRQAKEAQERAREEVQRIAGQLQEQFAKSGGVLGSLAGAWLGGSGSTTAPTAAGAPTAAGAPSTPSAPASAPDTDWARDVPATGDPARDLDRLLDRFRDDIRDAARDRGISDDQLAQARTHLAEAAARIASALGPQG
- a CDS encoding Clp protease N-terminal domain-containing protein, producing the protein MFERFTRDARSTVTGAVTEAERTGAQRVGEEHLLLSLLSLGALDPLGIDRAAVCADLAAARRRGGMSKADEEALAGLGIDLTEIVSRIEETHGEGALSDPAPKGRSGRTRFSPGAKKVLEQSLRIALGRKDRHISTLHLLLSLLSRPGTPAEVLADHGVTYAGAEAALTD
- a CDS encoding helix-turn-helix domain-containing protein, whose amino-acid sequence is MTEATDLAERAGDRDPRVGLRAVAALRRLLEQLEAVQVRGARAQGWSWQEIAAELGVSRQAVHKKHGRL
- a CDS encoding zinc-binding dehydrogenase; translation: MFAAYAARIDRDQPLNGLMLGERPAPQARPGWVTVNVKAASLNHHDLWSLRGVGLGEEKLPMILGCDAAGIDQDGNEVVLHSVIGQTGHGVGPDEPRSILTERYQGTFAEQVTVPAWNVLRKPAELSFEQAACLPTAWLTAYRMLFTNAGVRPGDSVLVQGAGGGVATAAIVLGKAAGLRVFATSRDEAKRKRAVELGAVEAYGPGARLPQRVDAVIETVGAATWSHSVKSLRPGGTLVISGATSGDRPAHAELTRIFFLELKVVGSTMGSKDELEDLLSFCAATGVRPVIDETLPLDRAREGFAKLESGDLFGKIVLTV
- a CDS encoding NAD(P)-dependent malic enzyme; the encoded protein is MAAEIVNPRSDSVTDNNPDAVFALHRGGKMAIVATVPVHNKDDLSLAYTPGVAKVCSAIAEQPELVNEYTWKSNVVAVVTDGTAVLGLGDIGPEASLPVMEGKAILFKQFGGVDAVPIALATKDTDEIIETVIRLAPSFGGVNLEDISAPRCFEIERRLQEALDIPIFHDDQHGTAIVTLAAMRNAAKLTGRTLADLRAVISGAGAAGIAIAKILVDAGIGDVCVTDRKGVVSSDRSDLTDVKAEIAGLTNKTGQTGSLESALAGADVFIGVSGGTVPEAAVATMAKDCFVFAMANPNPEVHPDVAHKYAAVVATGRSDFPNQINNVLAFPGIFAGALKVRATRITEGMKIAAADAIAGVVGDELAADYVIPSPFDTRVAEAVTAAVAAAAKADGVARLA